A single window of Vigna radiata var. radiata cultivar VC1973A chromosome 4, Vradiata_ver6, whole genome shotgun sequence DNA harbors:
- the LOC106759557 gene encoding pentatricopeptide repeat-containing protein At3g12770: MAWNFFSLSPLTTKYRKLTTSEIPTCLALKGVKYICSSSAIYLEHSINRDCCVNSDSYYASLIDNSTHKRHLDQIHSRLLVLGLQHNGFLMTKLVNGSSNLAQIFYARKLFDGFYFPDVFMWNAIIRSYSRNNMFRDTIDMYRWMRWTGVHPDGFTFPYVLKACTELLDFGLSCLIHGQIIRYGFGSDAFVQNGLVALYAKCGRVSVAKVVFDGLYHRTIVSWTSIISGYAQNGESMEALRMFSQMRNADVKPDWIALVSILRAYTDVDDLEQGRSLHGCIIKMGLEDESDLLISLTALYAKCGMVMVARSFFDQMKTPNVIMWNAMISGYAKNGHAEEAVHLFHDMISRNIKPDSVTVRSAVLASAHLGSLKLAQWMDDYVSNSNFGSCIFVNTALIDMYAKCGSVEFARMVFDRNSDKDVVMWSAMIMGYGLHGQGWEAINLYAAMKQTSVFPNDVTFVGLLNACNHSGLVKEGWKLFHSMKDFEIEPRNEHYSCVVDLLGRAGYLGQACAFIMKMPIEPGVSVWGALLSACKIHRCVTLGEYAAKKLFSLDPYNTGHYVQLSNLYASSRLWDRVAHIRVLMRERGLNKDLGYSVIEINGKLQAFHVGDNSHPMTNEIFNELQILERRLKEIGFVPHTESVLHDLNYEEKEENLSFHSERIAVAYGLISTAPGTTLRITKNLRACVNCHSAIKLISKLVEREIIVRDANRFHHFKDGLCSCRDYW; the protein is encoded by the coding sequence CCTCTCTTATTGATAATTCTACGCACAAGAGACACCTTGATCAGATACATAGCCGGTTACTTGTCTTGGGGCTGCAACATAATGGGTTTCTCATGACAAAACTTGTTAATGGGAGTTCGAATCTTGCGCAAATTTTTTATGCTCGCAAGCTGTTTGATGGATTTTACTTCCCTGATGTTTTTATGTGGAATGCTATCATTAGGAGTTATTCGAGGAACAATATGTTCCGGGACACCATTGATATGTATAGGTGGATGAGATGGACTGGAGTCCATCCGGATGGATTCACTTTTCCTTATGTACTTAAAGCTTGTACTGAGTTATTGGATTTTGGTTTGAGTTGCCTAATTCATGGGCAGATAATCAGATATGGATTTGGGTCGGATGCGTTTGTGCAGAATGGCCTTGTGGCACTGTATGCTAAATGTGGTCGCGTTAGTGTGGCGAAAGTGGTGTTTGATGGGTTATACCATAGGACGATTGTTTCATGGACTTCCATCATTTCTGGATATGCGCAGAACGGGGAATCTATGGAAGCATTGCGAATGTTCAGTCAGATGAGAAATGCTGATGTGAAACCAGATTGGATTGCTCTGGTAAGCATTTTGAGGGCTTATACCGATGTAGATGATTTGGAGCAAGGGAGATCTCTTCATGGTTGTATCATCAAGATGGGTCTCGAAGATGAGTCTGATTTGCTTATCTCGCTTACAGCTTTATATGCTAAATGTGGGATGGTGATGGTTGCAAGATCTTTCTTTGATCAAATGAAGACACCAAATGTGATCATGTGGAATGCAATGATATCTGGCTATGCAAAGAATGGCCATGCTGAGGAAGCGGTACATCTATTTCATGACATGATCTCAAGAAATATTAAACCAGATTCTGTCACTGTGAGATCTGCAGTCTTAGCTAGTGCACATCTTGGTTCCCTCAAATTAGCACAGTGGATGGATGATTATGTGAGCAACAGTAACTTTGGAAGTTGTATTTTTGTCAATACCGCCCTCATTGATATGTATGCAAAATGTGGAAGTGTAGAATTTGCACGCATGGTATTTGATCGTAATTCAGATAAGGATGTTGTTATGTGGAGTGCCATGATTATGGGATATGGCTTGCATGGTCAAGGATGGGAAGCCATTAATCTTTACGCTGCAATGAAGCAAACAAGTGTATTCCCAAACGATGTTACCTTTGTTGGGCTTCTCAATGCTTGCAATCATTCTGGCCTCGTAAAAGAGGGGTGGAAGCTATTCCATTCCATGAAAGACTTTGAAATTGAGCCTCGCAATGAGCATTATTCTTGTGTTGTTGATCTCTTGGGACGAGCAGGTTATCTGGGTCAGGCTTGTGcatttataatgaaaatgcCCATTGAACCTGGCGTAAGTGTATGGGGAGCACTTCTGAGTGCATGCAAGATCCATCGTTGTGTAACATTGGGAGAATATGCTGCAAAGAAGCTATTCTCATTGGATCCATATAATACAGGGCATTATGTACAACTCTCTAATCTATATGCTTCCTCCCGCTTATGGGATCGTGTTGCACATATTCGAGTTCTAATGAGGGAGAGAGGACTGAATAAGGACCTTGGTTATAGTGTAATTGAAATAAATGGGAAGTTGCAGGCATTTCATGTGGGTGACAACTCACACCCAATGACTAATGAAATATTCAATGAGCTTCAGATATTAGAACGAAGGTTGAAGGAGATCGGGTTTGTTCCACATACAGAATCGGTTTTGCATGATCTGAATTacgaagagaaggaagagaatcTCAGTTTTCATAGTGAGAGGATAGCCGTTGCTTATGGGCTTATTAGTACTGCTCCTGGAACTACACTTAGAATAACAAAGAATCTTCGAGCTTGTGTGAACTGTCACTCTGCAATAAAGCTTATATCAAAGCTTGTTGAAAGGGAAATAATTGTGAGGGATGCAAATCGGTTTCATCATTTTAAGGATGGTTTGTGTTCATGCCGTGACTATTGGTAA